Proteins encoded together in one Lathyrus oleraceus cultivar Zhongwan6 chromosome 5, CAAS_Psat_ZW6_1.0, whole genome shotgun sequence window:
- the LOC127078360 gene encoding acetolactate synthase 3, chloroplastic produces MATTTPTPLTSYSSSYSTILNRNSILTFPFSPISNKPQSIHTRSLTISSSLSNSPAAPTSTTTTSDDQYISRFSSTEPRKGADILVEALERQGVTNVFAYPGGASMEIHQALTRSKTIRNILPRHEQGGVFAAEGYARSSGLPGVCIATSGPGATNLVSGLADALMDSVPLVAITGQVPRRMIGTNAFQETPNVEVTRSITKHNYLILHVDDIPRIVKEAFFLATSGRPGPVLIDLPKDIQQQSAVPNWAAPIKLTQYVSRLPKIPEEAQLEQVLRLLLESKKPVLYVGGGCLNSSEELNRFVELTGIPVASTLMGLGSYPIGAEHSLHMLGMHGTVYANYAVDSSDLLLAFGVRFDDRVTGKLEAFASRAKIVHIDIDSAEIGKNKIPHLSICADMKVALEGLNRVLESKGVKGKLDFEAWRQELNVQKLKFPLGFKTFENAISPQYAIQVLDELTDGDAIISTGVGQHQMWAGQFYEYKRPRQWLTSGGLGAMGFGLPAAIGAAVANPDAIVVDIDGDGSFMMNVQELATIRVENLPIKILLLNNQHLGMVVQWEDRFYKSNRGHTYLGDPSRKEEIFPNMLGFADACGIPAARVTKKEELREAIQKMLDTPGPYLLDVITPHQEHVLPMIPSNGSFKDVITEGDGRTSY; encoded by the coding sequence ATGGCCACAACCACCCCCACTCCTCTCACTTCATATTCTTCTTCGTATTCAACTATCCTTAACCGAAACTCTATACTCACATTCcctttctctcccatttccaacAAACCACAATCCATTCACACTCGTTCCCTCACTATCTCATCTTCCCTCTCCAACTCCCCCGCCGCACCAActtccaccaccaccacctcCGACGATCAATACATCTCCCGTTTCTCCTCCACCGAGCCACGAAAAGGCGCCGACATTCTCGTCGAAGCTCTCGAGCGTCAAGGCGTCACCAACGTATTCGCTTACCCAGGAGGAGCTTCCATGGAGATCCACCAAGCTCTTACACGCTCCAAAACAATCCGAAACATACTTCCCCGTCACGAACAAGGTGGAGTCTTCGCCGCCGAAGGCTACGCGCGCTCTTCCGGTCTCCCTGGAGTTTGCATCGCCACTTCCGGTCCCGGCGCCACCAACTTAGTCAGCGGCCTCGCCGATGCTTTGATGGACAGTGTCCCTCTTGTCGCCATTACCGGTCAAGTTCCCCGGAGAATGATCGGAACTAATGCTTTTCAAGAAACCCCAAATGTTGAAGTAACGAGATCTATCACAAAGCATAACTACCTCATTCTCCATGTTGATGACATTCCTAGGATTGTGAAAGAGGCTTTTTTCCTTGCAACTTCAGGCAGGCCCGGCCCGGTTCTCATCGACCTACCCAAAGACATTCAACAACAGTCAGCAGTTCCGAATTGGGCCGCGCCCATCAAGCTCACTCAGTATGTCTCCAGGCTACCCAAGATTCCAGAAGAGGCTCAACTAGAACAGGTTCTGAGGCTGTTATTAGAATCTAAGAAACCGGTTTTGTATGTTGGAGGTGGTTGTTTGAATTCCAGTGAGGAATTGAACCGGTTTGTTGAACTGACCGGTATTCCTGTTGCTAGTACTTTAATGGGACTTGGTAGTTACCCTATTGGAGCTGAACATTCCCTTCATATGTTGGGTATGCATGGTACTGTTTATGCTAATTATGCTGTTGATAGTAGTGATTTATTGCTTGCTTTCGGGGTTAGGTTTGATGATCGTGTTACTGGTAAGTTAGAAGCTTTTGCGAGTAGGGCTAAGATTGTTCATATAGATATTGATTCAGCTGAGATTGGGAAGAATAAGATTCCACATTTGTCGATCTGTGCTGATATGAAGGTGGCATTGGAAGGTCTTAATAGGGTTTTGGAGAGTAAAGGAGTTAAGGGTAAACTTGATTTTGAAGCATGGAGACAGGAGTTGAATGTTCAGAAATTGAAATTTCCTCTTGGGTTTAAGACGTTTGAGAATGCGATTTCTCCGCAGTATGCTATTCAGGTACTTGATGAATTGACCGATGGAGATGCAATTATTAGTACTGGTGTTGGACAACATCAAATGTGGGCTGGTCAGTTTTATGAGTATAAGAGACCTAGGCAGTGGTTAACTTCTGGTGGACTTGGTGCTATGGGTTTTGGATTACCTGCTGCGATTGGTGCTGCGGTTGCTAACCCTGATgcgattgttgttgatattgatgGGGATGGTAGCTTTATGATGAATGTTCAAGAGTTGGCTACTATAAGAGTGGAGAATCTTCCAATTAAGATTTTGTTGTTGAATAATCAACATTTAGGTATGGTTGTTCAATGGGAGGATAGATTCTATAAGTCAAACAGAGGCCATACTTATCTTGGTGACCCTTCTAGGAAGGAAGAGATTTTCCCTAACATGCTTGGATTTGCTGATGCTTGTGGAATACCGGCGGCTCGTGTGACCAAGAAGGAAGAGCTTCGAGAAGCTATTCAGAAAATGTTGGACACTCCTGGCCCGTATCTTCTTGATGTCATTACACCTCATCAAGAACATGTATTGCCAATGATTCCAAGTAATGGATCTTTCAAGGATGTGATCACGGAGGGTGATGGGAGAACTAGCTACTGA